The Peribacillus sp. FSL E2-0218 genome contains a region encoding:
- a CDS encoding S1 domain-containing RNA-binding protein: MSIEVGSKLQGKVTGITNFGAFVELPQGSTGLVHISEVADNYVKDINDHLKVGDTVEVKVINVEKDGKIGLSIKKAIDRPEGEQKPAYTPRPRQGRGNDSRSKDFRSKGNSFQPKENFEQKMAKFLKDSEDRLTTLKRSTETKRGGRGGRRG; the protein is encoded by the coding sequence ATGTCAATCGAAGTAGGCAGCAAGTTACAAGGTAAAGTAACAGGCATTACTAATTTTGGTGCATTTGTAGAGCTCCCTCAAGGTTCCACTGGTCTTGTCCATATCAGTGAAGTGGCTGATAATTATGTCAAGGATATCAATGACCATTTAAAAGTGGGCGATACAGTTGAGGTGAAAGTCATCAATGTGGAAAAAGATGGCAAGATTGGCTTGTCCATAAAAAAAGCGATAGACCGTCCTGAAGGAGAGCAAAAACCTGCATACACACCACGTCCGCGCCAAGGAAGAGGGAATGACAGCCGTTCCAAAGACTTCCGCTCAAAAGGTAACAGTTTTCAGCCAAAGGAAAACTTTGAGCAAAAAATGGCAAAATTCTTAAAAGATAGCGAAGACCGCTTAACGACCCTCAAACGTAGCACCGAAACGAAACGGGGAGGTCGAGGAGGAAGACGCGGATAA
- a CDS encoding septum formation initiator family protein: MSSLRKRKVAKIENAYVAQQEKKVQTVEKKRRGLMRRLTLYSVFAALFLILAVTTLVTQNAALDEKVQQKKEMQVKLAKLEKDETLLKEEIVKLNDDDYIAKIARRDYFLSDNGEILFTLPKGKEDSD; this comes from the coding sequence ATGAGTAGCCTTCGTAAAAGGAAAGTGGCAAAAATAGAAAATGCCTACGTCGCCCAACAAGAGAAAAAAGTACAAACAGTAGAAAAAAAGAGGCGCGGTCTAATGCGTAGACTAACTCTTTATTCAGTTTTTGCGGCTCTCTTTTTAATTTTGGCTGTTACCACCCTCGTTACGCAAAATGCTGCACTTGATGAGAAAGTTCAACAGAAGAAGGAAATGCAAGTTAAGCTGGCTAAATTGGAAAAAGACGAAACCCTTCTTAAGGAAGAAATCGTCAAACTTAATGATGACGATTATATTGCGAAAATAGCCAGACGGGATTATTTCCTATCGGACAATGGCGAGATCCTTTTTACGCTTCCAAAAGGTAAGGAAGATAGTGACTAA
- a CDS encoding RNA-binding S4 domain-containing protein translates to MRLDKFLKVSRLIKRRTLAKEVADKGRITINGQQAKASSNVKDGDELTVRFGQKLVTVRVDKIQETTKKDAAAEMYTIVKEEKLAEE, encoded by the coding sequence ATGAGATTGGATAAATTCCTGAAAGTATCAAGGTTGATCAAGCGCCGCACACTTGCGAAGGAAGTTGCGGACAAAGGGCGGATCACGATTAACGGGCAACAGGCAAAAGCGAGCTCGAATGTGAAGGATGGCGACGAATTGACTGTACGTTTCGGTCAAAAGCTGGTGACGGTACGAGTCGATAAAATCCAGGAAACGACGAAAAAAGATGCGGCAGCAGAAATGTATACGATCGTTAAGGAAGAAAAGCTGGCAGAGGAGTAA
- the yabP gene encoding sporulation protein YabP, producing MSQFIEPNAGYTKGTIQEHDVTMKGRRLLEITGVKQVESFDNEEFLLETSMGFLSIRGQNLQMKNLDVDKGIVSIKGKIFDLVYLDEQSGEKAKGFFGKLFK from the coding sequence ATGAGCCAATTTATTGAACCGAATGCTGGTTATACAAAGGGAACGATCCAAGAGCATGATGTAACGATGAAAGGCCGCCGTTTACTGGAAATTACCGGTGTCAAGCAAGTGGAAAGCTTTGATAATGAAGAGTTCCTGCTCGAAACGTCAATGGGATTCCTATCGATACGGGGGCAAAACCTGCAAATGAAGAATTTGGACGTTGATAAAGGCATCGTATCCATTAAAGGGAAGATTTTCGACCTTGTTTATCTGGATGAGCAATCAGGGGAGAAGGCTAAAGGCTTCTTTGGCAAATTGTTCAAATGA
- the yabQ gene encoding spore cortex biosynthesis protein YabQ: MTLTIQFYTLLAMIGMGSGFGAALDTYSRFLKRSERKRWIVFIHDFLFWIIQGLLIFYVLFLVNEGEFRFYLFLALFCGFAAYQALFKGFYQRLLELLIHLVIKLARFITNSVHMLIFLPIKWVIVSIIAIVMGLGKFAFALLKWAGKIVLFILNVFWKPIKWMLTYMWNLLPVFVTKNVGKFYNKGKGILLKIKNSISRTLNGWRNKKK; this comes from the coding sequence ATGACCTTAACGATCCAATTTTATACGTTGCTAGCGATGATTGGCATGGGCAGTGGTTTTGGAGCTGCCCTGGATACGTATAGCCGGTTTCTAAAGCGTTCCGAGAGGAAAAGGTGGATTGTGTTCATCCACGATTTCCTTTTCTGGATCATTCAAGGTCTGCTTATCTTTTATGTTTTATTTTTAGTGAACGAGGGAGAGTTTCGCTTCTATTTATTTTTGGCCTTATTTTGCGGTTTCGCTGCATATCAAGCATTGTTCAAAGGGTTCTATCAGCGGTTGTTGGAGTTATTGATACATCTGGTGATAAAGTTGGCAAGATTTATCACCAATTCTGTTCACATGCTGATATTTCTTCCGATAAAATGGGTAATAGTATCCATAATAGCCATCGTGATGGGGCTAGGCAAATTCGCCTTCGCATTATTGAAATGGGCAGGGAAAATCGTTCTCTTTATTTTAAATGTATTCTGGAAGCCAATAAAATGGATGTTGACCTATATGTGGAATTTATTGCCGGTTTTTGTTACGAAAAACGTCGGGAAGTTTTATAATAAAGGAAAAGGGATTTTATTGAAAATAAAGAATTCTATAAGTAGAACGCTCAATGGATGGAGAAATAAAAAGAAATGA
- the mazG gene encoding nucleoside triphosphate pyrophosphohydrolase has translation MNEITIIGLGAGDLDQLPLGIYKKLTQVQQCFLRTIDHPVIEELKAEGIRFTAFDWIYEKHDQFEAVYEEIAETLLQAALNQSVLYAVPGHPMVAEKTVQLLLEKGPALGVDIKLEGGQSFLDPLFQAVRIDPIEGFQLLDGTDLSANDLHITQHMIIGQVYDAFSASNVKLTLMEKLPDDYEVFIVTAAGSSKEKVTKCALFELDRQLELSNLTSVYVPPVREEALQYREFFKLRQIIAQLRGPDGCPWDKKQTHESLKKYLIEEAYELIDSIDEEDDEGMVGELGDVLLQVMLHSQIGEDEGMFTIDDVIEGITAKMIRRHPHVFGDVEVNDEEDVMVNWQKIKAEEKGSEITLQPSILDGIEKSLPNLLRAEEYQKRAAKVGFDWDEVSEAWKKVIEEVHELEEEMVSPDCDVERIQSELGDLFFALVNISRYYDIQAEEAVYQANRKFHQRFTYIEQCILKTGKKFEHHSLEELDSYWDEAKAKGL, from the coding sequence ATGAATGAGATAACGATAATCGGCCTTGGTGCAGGGGACTTGGACCAGCTTCCGCTAGGGATTTATAAAAAATTGACACAAGTCCAACAATGCTTCTTAAGGACGATCGATCATCCTGTGATCGAGGAATTGAAAGCGGAGGGCATCCGTTTCACGGCTTTTGATTGGATATATGAAAAGCACGACCAATTTGAAGCGGTATATGAAGAAATTGCCGAAACATTATTACAAGCGGCTTTGAACCAGTCCGTTTTATATGCGGTTCCGGGTCATCCGATGGTTGCGGAAAAAACGGTCCAGCTTTTGCTTGAAAAAGGGCCTGCGCTTGGAGTGGACATAAAGCTGGAAGGTGGACAAAGCTTCCTTGATCCCTTGTTCCAAGCTGTTCGCATCGATCCGATCGAGGGGTTCCAGCTATTGGATGGGACGGATCTTTCGGCCAATGACCTGCATATCACCCAGCATATGATAATCGGCCAGGTGTATGATGCATTCAGCGCTTCGAATGTGAAGCTTACTTTAATGGAGAAGCTCCCGGATGACTATGAGGTCTTCATCGTAACAGCGGCAGGCAGCAGCAAGGAAAAAGTGACAAAATGCGCTCTGTTCGAGCTTGATCGTCAGTTGGAATTAAGTAACTTGACGAGTGTATATGTCCCTCCTGTCAGAGAAGAAGCGCTGCAATACCGCGAGTTTTTCAAGCTGCGGCAAATCATTGCCCAGCTTAGGGGACCTGACGGTTGTCCTTGGGATAAGAAACAAACGCATGAAAGCTTGAAGAAATACCTGATAGAAGAGGCATACGAGCTTATTGATTCCATTGATGAAGAAGATGATGAGGGCATGGTCGGCGAGCTTGGGGATGTCTTGCTTCAAGTGATGCTCCATTCGCAAATCGGTGAAGATGAGGGCATGTTCACGATAGATGATGTGATCGAGGGCATTACGGCCAAAATGATTCGACGCCATCCCCACGTATTCGGCGATGTTGAAGTGAATGACGAGGAAGACGTAATGGTGAACTGGCAGAAAATCAAAGCGGAGGAGAAAGGCAGCGAAATAACGCTCCAGCCTTCCATATTGGATGGAATCGAGAAATCCTTGCCCAACTTACTTCGCGCCGAAGAATATCAGAAAAGAGCTGCAAAGGTTGGCTTTGATTGGGACGAGGTTTCCGAAGCATGGAAAAAGGTTATAGAGGAAGTGCATGAATTAGAAGAAGAAATGGTATCTCCGGATTGTGATGTGGAAAGAATTCAATCGGAGCTGGGCGACCTCTTTTTTGCGCTTGTCAACATTTCACGTTATTATGACATACAAGCGGAGGAAGCCGTCTACCAAGCGAACCGGAAATTTCATCAGCGTTTTACATATATAGAACAATGCATCCTAAAGACAGGCAAAAAGTTTGAGCATCATTCTTTGGAAGAGCTGGATTCATACTGGGATGAGGCAAAGGCTAAAGGACTTTAA